tatagttcagacatttatgcacgcggcaataccacatatgtttatttttattatgttatatttttattatatttttatatggaatttgggaaaaagggggtgattaaaacttttaataaggaaggggttaaagggtgtttttttacacttttaggagaaatcattagattcctcatacagatcaatgtggtttcatagaacctgtgtgctctgcgctcgattgataaagcctggctacctcagaagtggatcgacCCCCGCGCTGCggaggggcgatccaccccactggaccaccaggcatggtttaaatgtccctttagacagactttgacagcggcgatctaaagggttaatagcctgctGCGGCAATCGCTGCATGCCGGCTATTAACGCCAGAATCAGCTGGGGCCGTCCGGAACGACGCGGGCTCGAGTTGGAAGCCCACGTCATACACCGcttgccgtctcaggacgagccggctcgtccttagtcggcaaccggttaaaggagatatccattgAACATTAACTTAACCCCATACccacaaaataggggataagtaactgatcgtgggggatctgaccgctggaatccgcatacggccaaaaacgaagccgaccggaggctgtggttcactccgaTCGGCTCGTAGACTtccattaaatacggttcccgaatacggctgagtgcgggcgccgcgattaagccccgccccctcctcccaaccgtatacaggaaccgtatttaagaaaacgtggtgtgaacccagccttatccagAACACCGGATTTGGGGCagccgtggttgtgacgtcatgcccactccattcatgtctatgggagtgggcgtgacggctgtcgttGCGCAACTACAGCCGTTAcggcccctcccattgacatgaatgaaggcgtgacgtcatgaccatggTCACCCCAaacggcattctgaacataaatattcAGAACGCCAGGGGGCAGGCCTAGAGAACGCCGGAGGTATCAACGGCTGGATCCccgcaataagacatcttatcccctatctgtaggggcagagtatccctttaaaggggttgtgtgctgccctgcagttcggagctccgctcacagcgtccggaagttcattactccgaacgctgtgtgcgggcttccgtgttcgcggccgcaacgtctcgcccgccccctcgtgacgtcacgcccgccccctctaccaaagtctatgggaagggggtgtgacagcggtcgcgcccccttcccatagactttcgttgagggggcgggcgtgacgtcacgagggggcgggcgagacgtcacgaaggggccaggcgtgacgtcacgcctgacggctgcgaacacggaagcccgcacacagcgttcggagtaatgaacttccggacgctgtgagcggagctccgaactgcagggcagcgcacaacccctttaaacgggGCATCCGCTCGGTCTCACAACAGGTTGTCAAGGCCGCCTAAATTTGCACCATGATATTCTTATAATCCCTGTCATGCAgggttcaagtcctgcaggaacgcgtgagaactgagttcctgcacttttcccacagcaggaacaccattcctattagcaggagtccttcagtggaaatcttgggtgagttcccccactttttttcccccaggactggACCCCTACTGTCATGTCTATCATGGTCCTGCCATTATAGGCTGAGAAGGTCGCCATCTCCTAGAAATTCCAAAGTGTTCTTATTACATAACACCCAGCGCGTCAGAACAACAGTTCCCAGAGATCACCAGCAACATTCGGTCTGTGCCTGTGTTACCTTGGAGACGCCGCCAGAGGCACAGTCCCGCATGTGTCTCCATGGACACAGACGCTAATTCGCGGTGCATTTCGGGATGAAACAGAACGCTGAAAAAAGAGCCGGGAGCTGACTTACTGGAGAACCAATCAATGTGTAAGTGGGTGGAAAGCTGACCAATCAGGAGCAGCGTGGGAAAGCGAGGCGGTAAGTAATAGAGGCTGCAGTGCGGTGGCGGTAGAGTGTTTGCAAGACAACGCAGCCGGGAAAGCACGCTGTGCCCAGTGCTTCACTAACCGGGAGATTGCGAGCTGAGGCGGCTCTGCCGGGAAACAACTTGAGCAAGACAACGCTGACTTCTACAAGTAAGTGTATTTTCTACAGCAGGCTAAGGTGTAGGCAGTCCTGTGCATTCTGAAGGAGCGTTTTAGtgctatatattttatacatagttCTAGTATAACTGGATAGTCTATTAttcccaaaccagtgtgcctccagctgttgcaaaactacaactttcagcatgcccggacagccgaaggctgtccgggcatgctggaagttgtagttttgcaacatctggaggcacaataCACTGCTGTATGTGGTGAACTCTGTACTGAACAGTCCCTGTCATCCAAGGCCATCATGTCTGAGAGAAAAGCGGTCATCAAGAATGCTGACATGTCTGAAGAGATGCAGCAGGACGCAGTGGAAATCGCCACCCAAGCCCTGGAGAAATTCAACATAGAGAAGGATATAGCTGCTTGTATCAAGAAGGTAAGTGGCTTTATACTGGTGTATGTAGAACACTCACGATTGTAGCATCCACAGAGTATTTCCCGCCCCCGCCTCTCCTCCCATACAGTGTATTATTCTTCCCTTATAAGCACTGGTACTGTAACCATCTGTATGTTGTGCTGGTACCATAACCAGATCATCTGTGGTGCTTCTAGAAACTTACCTGTTATTGATGACTCTGCCTGGTATGACGTACATTATAACCCGTATTTGACCTATTTCACTTCCATTCCGCAGGAGTTTGACAAGAAGTACAACCCTACATGGCACTGCATCGTGGGCAGGAATTTTGGCAGCTACGTTACGCACGAGACCAAACACTTCATTTACTTCTATCTGGGCCAAGTGGCGATCCTTCTCTTTAAATCGGGCTAGGTGACAAAGGAAAGATCAATGGACTGCTGAAATAAAGTCAGGTCTATGGGAacaaccccttctgcacccaacTGGTCTGTTACCTTGTGTTGCTGGGACTCTAATGTTACATGTTCTGAGTGATAAAGACATATTGGGGGGAAAAAGAAATGGAACTGTATTTATtttgtaaggtttttttttttttttttcttctaaaaatTAAAAcacttgttttctttttataatctTTGTGTTCCATATCTGTGcatttttttgatattttttttaaccctgtgtTCAACACTGACCTAGTTTATGTTagcgcacactttttttttttttttctctgtggcATCTTGTGTAGCAGAAGAAGAACGGCCATAATAAGATGTAAAACCATGCAGACATTCTCCTTGGGGGTTTCTGACTATTATAGTGTACTGGTAATTGAGCTTCTGCCTGTTCCTTAGATCGGGCACAATGAAATGCATGTGGACGGTGGGGTTGTGCAGCCAGTTCTGTGCAGAAATCCTATTAGTAATGGGCTCATGCACAGAACTTACTGGGTGTTGGACTGTTGCCTTGGCAACATAGACTAACCCGGTGTGGACCTTCATCTCTCGGCACCTGATCTGACGACTGGTTGGGAGCTCTGCTTCATATATACAGCTTTTTCATGGATGGGATTTTTGCAGGTAAACTAAACGGCTCTTATCGCTGTAGAAATCCATGTCAAACTGAATGTCCTGGCATTTCTGCAGAACGGAATTTATACCCCAAGGGTAGGATCAGAAGTGACTTCTTTTTCTACCTATTagtcaatggggagatttatcaaaaaaccgtcgctttcatttttttttttttcttgttaaaattgaaagaagggatctgattggttgctatgagcaactagtTAGACTTTCCTCTGCACAAGCTTTTAGAAATCTCCtccaatgggttgcaaaatcagctgcatattttgctaccagttgacttaaatgggtaggaaaatatagcACTTGTGACCCATAAGATCACAACTGATTATTTTTCGAAAAACCATTTGTTCTCCATGAGTTTAGATTAGTACCTAAAACTGAAGGATTTTTGTAATTTGCAATAAAAAGCGACATATCTATAATAACAATAGGAAAATTGTGTGTTATTGTGCTTAGGGTGTATGATGAAAGATCTATGTATTATAGAACCCTTGGTTCAAGGGCACTACACATACAAAAAAAGGGTTACAATACATGACACAGATACAATGAAGATGAAACCGTAACTGAAAGATGAGATAGGGAGAGGTTCTGGCTGTAAGAACTTACAATCTACGAAAGGAGGAAAATGGCATGTGAAGGAAttgtttacaggggtactccggcgctaaaacatatcccctatccaaaaggataggggataacgtgCCTGATCACGGGTCTGATAACTGGTGatcacaggggctggagcattatGATGTCACGCTTcatcccccctcaatgcaagcctatgggagggggtgtgacgtcacaatgctccggcccccgtgatcgccagtaatcagaccgagtgaacatgctctggggactgattagaaCGGGGTGTTGCGTGCAATATcacaggggacccccgcaatcaggcatcttatcccctgtcgttctggctttttgatcactttattacttatggcaagcagcgctaaatgccggaagaagtCACATATGACGGGGAAAGACTGTCTTGCCCTGTCACTAAACTGCTGTACaccgcagctgtatgctacagcctATAGCAAGCCTTCCTGGCGGAGGACGGGATGCTGACTTCCTGCGAGGAGCGttcaatgacatcactcactgcgCGCCCCTCCGCCAGGAAGTCCGTGCTGGGAAAAGGAAGATGTAAGTAGTAGGGAGTTACTGAAAGTTGGCTACTTACTAAGGAGGACCTGTCTACCACTAGGGGACAACCTATCTATTtaaggcagtgcttcccaaccatggtgcccccagctgttgcaaaactacaactctgagcatgcctggacagccttcggctgtctgggcatgctgggagttgtagttttgcaacagctggatgcaccctggttgaaacTTAGGGCGTATAATTTGTTTAAATGGGAGCCCTACATGCCAGGGGTCATATCTATTTGGGGGCCTTTCTACCTACTGCGAAGCCCCACCTAATCAGGTAGGGCTCTCCAGTAgttagacaggcccccagatagatacaACCCCCACCAGTAATGGGAATCATTTCTATCTGGGGGGCCCatatacctactggggagccctatctGGGTGCCTTTCTACCTACTgaagagccctacctgatggcgGTCATATTTATCTGCGGACCTGTCTACATATGGGGAACATATCTTTCTGGGGCTCTGTCTGCCTACTGAGGCAGCCCACCCTTCCtaccaattggggggggggggggagacgacaTCTCTATCTGGGGCATTATTTACTTTCTAGGGGAGCCCTACCTACCTGATGAAGGAACATACCTTCCTGAAGGGGGGACTACATACTTAA
Above is a genomic segment from Hyla sarda isolate aHylSar1 chromosome 1, aHylSar1.hap1, whole genome shotgun sequence containing:
- the DYNLL1 gene encoding dynein light chain 1, cytoplasmic is translated as MSERKAVIKNADMSEEMQQDAVEIATQALEKFNIEKDIAACIKKEFDKKYNPTWHCIVGRNFGSYVTHETKHFIYFYLGQVAILLFKSG